GTACTCTTACCTTATGCGGCATAAAAGGGTTCCTGAAACAGTTGCTAAGCATTTCATCCGGCAGCTAGGCATGCATCTTCCTCAATCCCCTGTCCATTGGCATTGCTGATTGAGTTTTTTGCTTTACTCAAATTCTCTTGTTTCTGCAGCATGTGGTCTGCAGATGCTTCGTGACAATAATGTGGTTCATCGAGATCTAAAGCCCCAGGTCAATTCTGTTTCCAGTTTATCTGAGTATTTCATGACCAAGTGTTGACAAAAGAAGTACAATCTCATAACATGGTTacttgttttctcttttgcccAAACCATTGAATTCTAAATTTTCTTGTTGTCCAAACAGAACATTCTTCTTGTTGCAAACAATGAAAATTCAATCTTGAAGATTGCCGATTTTGGATTTGCAAAGTGAGTTACTTCTGTACTATTTCTTTCATTTCTGGAGATAGGAATTTAGCTGTTACTTTTGCACATGACCTCGATTAGAAAAgaactttgcaataaaatccCTGCTTTTAATCTAGTTCTAGTGGATGGCATGTAACATAGTATTAGCATTACTGCATATCGAACGAATGACATACATATTGCTTTTGCTTATCTTTTCGCGTTACAACCCTTCCCTTTTTGCTGGGACATTTCTGTATTGCTGGGTCAACCATCATCTATTCTTTTTTCCACTgttatttgattttcttttctctgagCAATTGGTGCTATGACACTTGCCATGGACCAGAATATTGAAATGGACACCATGCCATGGGTAAATGGGTCTGCTCCTTTCTTAAGTGGTGTGTATCATGCACTGATATGTTAGTACTCTGTTTTAAATGCAAAATAGCACGCTATCCAGGCTGCCTAACGCTTAATGGACTTAATTTTTTGATGGTAGACCATCCTATCTAGTTTCAGCAAAAATCTGCTGTATCAGGATAAAAAAATTCCTTAACATGTCTGCACTAACTCCTGTGGTCTGAAGTGATATTGTGACATTGTGAAAAACGAGTGTCCCACATTTTGGAAGAAAACTTCCGCAATATGCAGAATTACTTTGCAAGTTTTTGACAACGAAAACACCTGCAACCTTTGAAAATTACATCTGCTTCATTTTGAGAtggtttttgaaataaatgaaACTCACATCTGTTTGCAAAGCTCGCACCTCAGCTTTGTCCCACACCGATCGATGACGGTTTGATCAAGTgtttgtatttcttttttgtttgtgtgtgtgagcAGATTCTTACAACCTTCTTGTCTAGCTGAAACACTTTGTGGTTCACCACTTTACATGGCTCCAGAAGTCATGCAAGCTCAGAAGTATGATGCAAAGGTCGgggttttttttctgtttccatATGGATTCTGTGATGGATTGTTGCCTGTTCTTGACTTGGTGTTTCATGCTTGATTTCTGACAGAACAGGCGGATCTGTGGAGTGTTGGTATTATTCTATATCAACTTGTTACTGGATCTCCCCCTTTTAATGGGGATAATCAAATCCAGGTTTCTCTCATTTTTAATATCATTTGATCATTACTACATTGTTGGAATGTTATGTGTGTACAACTgctaatgattttttttttcatcagtTGCTGAAAAACATACTAAAGTCAGGTCAATTAAGATTCCCATCTGATTGTGAGTTGAGCCATGAATGCATTGACTTGTGCAGAAAGTTACTGAGAATCAGTTCAGGTACAAAAAATCACTATGTATTACTTGTATAACAGGAATTTATGTAAGTGACTTCCCTTAAATTATTATTTCTTTTACTTTTATTGCTACTTGGTGGGGGTAAAGTATTGAGCAGTACTACTGTGACCTAACATAGATTTGGTAGGAAATGAATTGTACCATTGAAGACTATATTTAGGTTGCATTGTAATTTTGTAAGGATTGGTccctctttcttctctttgaCTTCATTTATACCTTTACCTGATTTAGTTTTGAACTCTGTATGCGTTAACAGTTATCATGGATAAAACTATGTAGCAGAGAATTAGTTATTCCTAGATGCCTAGACAAAAGGATTCTGGATACTGGATAGTATAAAACtaaaactaattttttttgtgaactATGTTGTACCTTGGAAGATCATTGTTTATTGATGCATAATTATTTGCCTGTGCAAGTATATTACTTTTAAAAATCATCACAATCGtatgtttttcttcatttgaACAATTAAGACATGTATTCCTGTAGCGTATCATATGTACTCTACTACAATTATACTATCCTAATCTGTGTAATTGATGCAGTGGAACGCCTTACAGTTGAAGAGTTCGTGAACCACCCATTTCTTTTTGAACATGCTCCAGAGAGAACCTTGAGGTAATGTTGTTGCACTGTCTTTTGCTCTTTGTTTGAAATCATGCAATGTGTTTGATATTCGTAGTGCATTGGCAGTCGGACACCGTCAGACACAAGAGACGGCTTTCCCTTCATTAAAAGCAGTCCAACAAGGCTTTCAAGCCAGAGTTCCCAAGAAGATTGTATGCCTTTCCCTTTAGATTTGTCAACTGGACAGGATGAGGGTGCTGTTCCCGAGAGTAGTAGCCCACTGAAATCTTATGGGTTTGCCACAAATAAACAGCTGGATAAAACTTCAGGTCAGAGTCCATCAAAGCATACAGGTCTGTTCTCCAAATATATTATGGGTAATAATTATGCGCATAGTAATCAACGGATGGACCATCCTGGTAAAAGGACCAAGGAAAGCAAGATTGGTGTGGGACGTGATCCTAAAGGTGGCTATCCAGAAGGTACTGGTTTCTGTTGTGATTATCACACGAGCTTCCTCATTATCATTGAGAATAGTCCTCACtgaatttattattttttactttGTAATGTAGATTCCCCTATCATTGATTCATTAGAGTTTGTAGATCAGGAATATGTCTTTGTGCCTGGAAATCCAGAGGGGTCCTCTTCTTCAACAAGTGCTTCTCTACAGCGCAACCTGCCGTTAAAATATGACTATTCCTCTGTTTCACCACCAGACTTAGCTGCTCTGAGTGCACCAATGCCAATAAATGGCACGGCAATAAACAGACAACAGTCTGCTGGAACTGGTAGCTTGGACAGTCATTGTTCTCCAGTATCTGGTACTTCACAGGGATCTGCGTACCTGAGCGATGGCATGGATCAACCACCATCCGATTATCTGACAAGGATTAGATTATTGGGGCGTTATGCATCTGCCATAGTGGAGTTGGTCAAACGAGAGGTAAAATTGTCTGctgcttgatgaagtctttTCCTTCTATTTTACTACTTATCAACCTTTTGAAATGTTGGAACTTTTTGTTCAAATGTCTGTGTGCTTTTCTTACTGCAGCAAACTATTTTCTTGGATTACATTGATCTGCCAAAGAGTTTGT
This is a stretch of genomic DNA from Brachypodium distachyon strain Bd21 chromosome 1, Brachypodium_distachyon_v3.0, whole genome shotgun sequence. It encodes these proteins:
- the LOC100834464 gene encoding serine/threonine-protein kinase ATG1c isoform X1, translated to MEDHGGGRRVGEYMLVRPIGSGAYSQVWLGKHLVRGTEVAVKEIAMERLSSKLRDSLLSEVDILRRIRHPNIIALHDSIKDSGRIYLILEYCRGGDLYSYLMRHKRVPETVAKHFIRQLACGLQMLRDNNVVHRDLKPQNILLVANNENSILKIADFGFAKFLQPSCLAETLCGSPLYMAPEVMQAQKYDAKADLWSVGIILYQLVTGSPPFNGDNQIQLLKNILKSGQLRFPSDCELSHECIDLCRKLLRISSVERLTVEEFVNHPFLFEHAPERTLSRTPSDTRDGFPFIKSSPTRLSSQSSQEDCMPFPLDLSTGQDEGAVPESSSPLKSYGFATNKQLDKTSGQSPSKHTGLFSKYIMGNNYAHSNQRMDHPGKRTKESKIGVGRDPKGGYPEDSPIIDSLEFVDQEYVFVPGNPEGSSSSTSASLQRNLPLKYDYSSVSPPDLAALSAPMPINGTAINRQQSAGTGSLDSHCSPVSGTSQGSAYLSDGMDQPPSDYLTRIRLLGRYASAIVELVKREMKDGRHLEAFSIQLIVLATWKQAIHICNFYAASASRESPSHDIIMKGLDADAPHLLANSQLANDECMQIERQFLIDVECAEELASTVGQIPDATAMPDAVEIIFQSALELGRHGGVDEMMGKVALAISQYTKAVCMLRFLLTEAPSLALNPPLSLARSDRHRLRSYIEALNTRLGQLQCQRH
- the LOC100834464 gene encoding serine/threonine-protein kinase ATG1c isoform X2, whose translation is MEDHGGGRRVGEYMLVRPIGSGAYSQVWLGKHLVRGTEVAVKEIAMERLSSKLRDSLLSEVDILRRIRHPNIIALHDSIKDSGRIYLILEYCRGGDLYSYLMRHKRVPETVAKHFIRQLACGLQMLRDNNVVHRDLKPQNILLVANNENSILKIADFGFAKFLQPSCLAETLCGSPLYMAPEVMQAQKYDAKADLWSVGIILYQLVTGSPPFNGDNQIQLLKNILKSGQLRFPSDCELSHECIDLCRKLLRISSVERLTVEEFVNHPFLFEHAPERTLSRTPSDTRDGFPFIKSSPTRLSSQSSQEDCMPFPLDLSTGQDEGAVPESSSPLKSYGFATNKQLDKTSGQSPSKHTGLFSKYIMGNNYAHSNQRMDHPGKRTKESKIGVGRDPKGGYPEDQEYVFVPGNPEGSSSSTSASLQRNLPLKYDYSSVSPPDLAALSAPMPINGTAINRQQSAGTGSLDSHCSPVSGTSQGSAYLSDGMDQPPSDYLTRIRLLGRYASAIVELVKREMKDGRHLEAFSIQLIVLATWKQAIHICNFYAASASRESPSHDIIMKGLDADAPHLLANSQLANDECMQIERQFLIDVECAEELASTVGQIPDATAMPDAVEIIFQSALELGRHGGVDEMMGKVALAISQYTKAVCMLRFLLTEAPSLALNPPLSLARSDRHRLRSYIEALNTRLGQLQCQRH